A single Xenopus laevis strain J_2021 chromosome 3S, Xenopus_laevis_v10.1, whole genome shotgun sequence DNA region contains:
- the nmb.S gene encoding neuromedin-B precursor: MSAVPLTRMLPLRFLTHLLLLSFIPLYFCMEFSEDARNIEKIRRGNQWAIGHFMGKKSLQDTYNPSEQDMDSEDFRPRIIEMIRGTFRQEPIRALSPRKQDEIQWMLKKIMDDYIKTTQK, from the exons ATGTCTGCTGTGCCTCTGACTAGGATGCTGCCGCTCAGGTTTCTCACTCACCTGCTGCTTCTCTCCTTCATTCCACTCTATTTTTGCATGGAATTTTCTGAAGATgctagaaatatagaaaaaatcagGAGAGGAAATCAGTGGGCAATTG GGCATTTCATGGGTAAAAAGAGCCTGCAAGACACATATAATCCATCTGAACAGGACATGGATTCAGAAGACTTTCGTCCAAGAATCATTGAAATGATAAGAGGCACCTTCCGGCAAGAGCCGATTAGAGCACTGTCGCCCAGAAAGCAAGATGAAATACAG tGGATGTTAAAGAAGATCATGGATGATTATATTAAAACGACTCAGAAGTAG